One window from the genome of Nocardioides panaciterrulae encodes:
- a CDS encoding NADH-ubiquinone oxidoreductase-F iron-sulfur binding region domain-containing protein: MSALASPVPVPQEVAVHEGPALLAGLTDGPSLAAHRGRYGALPEVGLAALRELIRASGLRGRGGAAFPFVRKLDTAAGSTASRAPGRRGGREAVVVVNLSEGEPGSAKDSALALTRPHLVLDGAVATACALRAREVHVVVAGDRPAVRESVVRALDERDDAVPIRQHATEPRFVGGQARAVVELLAGRPNLPVTSWAPEAVAGLAGRPTLLSNAETWAHVGLLVLRGGAAYRHHGTDREPGTTLLTLTRPGFVPHVHEVGYGTRLRDLLPPGVHGHPALVGGFHGSWATWPTLRAARVSVPGMSALGAPLGAGVLLAPGGSCPLTLTSRVVDYLAGQSAGRCGPCHNGLPALASVVRELVHGDADGGVSGAAGRAGRLAALVTGRGACAHPDGTARLVRSVLAVFPDEVAEHAAGRCAVEPVGSAAEDAGEVAS; the protein is encoded by the coding sequence ATGAGCGCCCTCGCCTCACCGGTGCCGGTGCCGCAGGAGGTCGCGGTGCATGAGGGACCCGCGCTGCTGGCGGGCCTCACCGACGGCCCGTCGCTGGCCGCCCACCGCGGCCGGTACGGCGCGCTGCCGGAGGTCGGGCTGGCCGCGCTCCGCGAGCTCATCCGGGCGTCCGGCCTGCGCGGCCGTGGCGGCGCGGCGTTCCCGTTCGTCCGGAAGCTCGACACAGCGGCGGGCAGCACCGCGAGCCGGGCCCCGGGCCGGCGCGGGGGCCGCGAGGCGGTGGTCGTGGTCAACCTCAGCGAGGGCGAGCCGGGCAGCGCCAAGGACAGCGCACTGGCGCTGACCCGGCCGCACCTGGTCCTCGACGGGGCGGTCGCCACCGCGTGCGCCCTGCGGGCCCGCGAGGTGCACGTCGTGGTCGCCGGCGACCGGCCGGCGGTGCGCGAGTCGGTGGTCCGGGCGCTCGACGAGCGGGACGATGCCGTGCCGATCCGGCAGCACGCCACCGAGCCGCGGTTCGTGGGCGGCCAGGCGCGCGCCGTGGTCGAGCTGCTCGCCGGTCGGCCCAACCTGCCGGTGACCTCCTGGGCACCGGAGGCCGTCGCCGGGCTGGCCGGCCGGCCGACGCTGCTCTCGAACGCCGAGACCTGGGCCCATGTCGGGCTGCTGGTGCTCCGCGGTGGGGCGGCGTACCGCCATCACGGCACCGACCGCGAGCCCGGCACCACGCTGCTCACGCTGACCCGCCCCGGCTTCGTGCCGCACGTGCACGAGGTGGGCTACGGCACGCGGCTGCGCGACCTGCTGCCCCCCGGCGTGCACGGGCACCCGGCGCTGGTCGGCGGCTTCCACGGCTCGTGGGCCACCTGGCCGACGCTGCGCGCGGCCCGGGTCTCGGTGCCCGGGATGAGCGCTCTCGGAGCGCCGCTCGGGGCCGGAGTGCTGCTGGCGCCGGGCGGGTCCTGTCCGCTGACGCTCACCAGCCGGGTGGTCGACTACCTGGCCGGCCAGAGCGCGGGCCGGTGCGGGCCGTGCCACAACGGGTTGCCGGCGCTGGCGAGCGTCGTCCGCGAGCTCGTGCACGGCGATGCCGACGGCGGCGTCTCCGGGGCGGCCGGCCGGGCCGGCCGGCTCGCCGCGCTGGTCACCGGTCGTGGGGCCTGCGCGCACCCCGACGGCACGGCCCGGCTGGTGCGGTCGGTGCTCGCGGTGTTCCCCGACGAGGTCGCCGAGCACGCCGCGGGCCGCTGCGCCGTCGAGCCGGTCGGCAGCGCCGCCGAGGATGCTGGCGAGGTGGCCTCGTGA
- a CDS encoding ferric reductase yields MSNDPLLWYLNRSTGLVLLVALTASTALGVLALGGRSGGGLPRFVTQSLHRNLALVSVTLLAAHVVSAVADSFVDIRWWQAVVPFGATYRPLWLGLGALSLDLVAVVVVTSLLRARMGHRAWHGIHLAAWACWVLAVGHGLGIGTDLGLTPADLFAVEHRWATLPTAVCVGVMLGVTVVRLWRGLWPGTDPEGAR; encoded by the coding sequence ATGAGCAACGACCCTCTGCTGTGGTACCTCAACCGGAGCACCGGGCTGGTGCTGCTGGTCGCCCTCACCGCCAGCACCGCCCTGGGCGTGCTCGCGCTGGGCGGCCGGTCCGGCGGCGGGCTGCCGCGCTTCGTCACCCAGTCCCTGCACCGCAACCTGGCGTTGGTCTCGGTGACGCTGCTGGCGGCGCACGTGGTCTCGGCCGTCGCCGACAGCTTCGTCGACATCCGGTGGTGGCAGGCCGTCGTACCGTTCGGCGCGACCTACCGGCCGCTCTGGCTGGGCCTCGGCGCGCTGTCGCTGGACCTGGTGGCCGTGGTCGTGGTGACCAGCCTGCTGCGCGCCCGGATGGGCCACCGGGCCTGGCACGGCATCCACCTGGCCGCGTGGGCGTGCTGGGTGCTCGCGGTCGGTCACGGCCTGGGCATCGGCACCGACCTCGGGCTGACGCCCGCGGATCTGTTCGCGGTGGAGCACCGGTGGGCCACGCTGCCGACGGCCGTCTGCGTCGGCGTGATGCTGGGGGTCACGGTGGTCCGGCTCTGGCGCGGCCTGTGGCCGGGGACCGACCCGGAGGGGGCCCGATGA
- a CDS encoding nucleoside/nucleotide kinase family protein, translating into MPEAAVDVVRLSPDGRELAALLPAVGPDRLLLGITGAPGAGKSTLAAALAARAPGAVVVPMDGFHLADVELVRRGLRERKGAPETFDAWGYAALLGRIRARPDHVVMAPAFERDLEQPLAGAVPVPPSAPLVVTEGNYLLLEGPEWVAARAWLDAVWHVTCDAAVRVPRLLARHQASGKSPAAAREWVVRVDEANAALVDAAARRADLVLDLTGWAGPAGR; encoded by the coding sequence GTGCCTGAGGCGGCGGTGGACGTCGTCCGCCTCTCCCCCGACGGGCGCGAGCTCGCCGCCCTGCTGCCGGCCGTCGGGCCGGACCGGCTGCTGCTCGGCATCACCGGCGCCCCGGGCGCGGGCAAGTCGACGTTGGCCGCCGCGCTCGCCGCCCGGGCGCCGGGCGCGGTGGTGGTGCCGATGGACGGCTTCCACCTCGCCGACGTCGAGCTGGTGCGGCGCGGGCTGCGCGAGCGCAAGGGCGCGCCGGAGACCTTCGACGCGTGGGGGTACGCCGCGCTGCTGGGCCGGATCCGCGCGCGGCCCGACCACGTGGTGATGGCGCCGGCGTTCGAGCGTGATCTGGAGCAGCCGCTGGCCGGGGCGGTGCCGGTGCCGCCGTCGGCGCCGCTGGTGGTGACCGAGGGCAACTACCTGCTGCTCGAGGGCCCCGAGTGGGTGGCCGCGCGGGCCTGGCTCGACGCGGTCTGGCACGTCACCTGCGACGCGGCGGTGCGGGTGCCGCGGCTGCTGGCCCGCCACCAGGCGTCCGGCAAGTCCCCCGCCGCCGCGCGTGAGTGGGTGGTGCGGGTCGACGAGGCCAACGCCGCGCTCGTGGACGCCGCCGCCCGCCGCGCCGACCTGGTCCTGGACCTGACCGGCTGGGCGGGCCCCGCCGGCCGGTAG
- the hflX gene encoding GTPase HflX, with translation MTNARDFNLDAELDATREWDRLEEADDWVSGYADPDGRDEGPDEAPDDSWADEPDPELTSGELDLAERHELRRVAGLRTDLEDITEVEYRQLRLERVVLVGVWTEGSVEDAENSMAELALLAETAGSEVLDAIYQRRQKPDPATYIGRGKVDGLREIVQATGADTVILDGELAPSQLRNLEDRLKVKAVDRTALILDIFAQHAKSREGQAQVELAQLNYMKQRLRGWGGNLSRQAGGRVAAGAGIGGRGPGETKIETDRRRINTKIAKLRRDLKAMKGTRDTKRAERRRHAIPAVAIAGYTNAGKSSLLNRLTDAGVLVENALFATLDPTTRRTTTTDGRVYTMSDTVGFVRHLPHQLIEAFRSTLEEVADADLILHVVDGSHPDPEGQLAAVREVFAEIGADRVPELVVINKADAADPMVLARVRQREPHCVVVSAKTGEGITEALRLVDSELPRPDVEFHALLPYERGDLINRLHQHGEIASLEHTADGTVVHGRANADLAGELAAYAV, from the coding sequence ATGACGAACGCACGCGACTTCAACCTCGACGCCGAGCTCGACGCCACCCGCGAGTGGGACCGGCTCGAGGAGGCCGACGACTGGGTCTCCGGCTACGCCGACCCGGACGGCCGCGACGAGGGGCCCGACGAGGCGCCCGACGACTCGTGGGCCGACGAGCCCGATCCCGAGCTGACCAGCGGTGAGCTCGACCTGGCCGAGCGGCACGAGCTGCGCCGCGTCGCTGGCCTGCGCACCGACCTCGAGGACATCACCGAGGTCGAGTACCGCCAGCTGCGCCTGGAGCGGGTCGTGCTCGTGGGCGTGTGGACCGAGGGCAGCGTGGAGGACGCCGAGAACTCCATGGCCGAGCTCGCGCTGCTCGCCGAGACCGCCGGCTCGGAGGTGCTCGACGCGATCTACCAGCGCCGCCAGAAGCCGGACCCGGCCACCTACATCGGCCGCGGCAAGGTCGACGGGCTGCGCGAGATCGTGCAGGCCACCGGCGCCGACACCGTGATCCTGGACGGCGAGCTGGCCCCCAGCCAGCTGCGCAACCTCGAGGACCGGCTCAAGGTCAAGGCCGTCGACCGGACCGCGCTGATTCTCGACATCTTCGCCCAGCACGCGAAGTCCCGGGAGGGGCAGGCCCAGGTCGAGCTGGCCCAGCTCAACTACATGAAGCAGCGCCTGCGCGGCTGGGGTGGCAACCTCTCCCGGCAGGCCGGCGGCCGGGTCGCGGCCGGCGCCGGTATCGGTGGCCGTGGCCCCGGTGAGACCAAGATCGAGACCGACCGGCGACGGATCAACACCAAGATCGCCAAGCTGCGCCGCGACCTCAAGGCGATGAAGGGCACCCGCGACACCAAGCGGGCCGAGCGGCGCCGCCACGCCATCCCCGCGGTGGCGATCGCCGGCTACACCAACGCCGGCAAGTCCAGCCTGCTCAACCGGCTCACCGACGCCGGCGTACTGGTGGAGAACGCGCTGTTCGCGACGCTGGACCCCACCACCCGTCGTACCACCACCACCGACGGCCGGGTCTACACGATGAGCGACACCGTCGGGTTCGTCCGGCACCTGCCCCACCAGCTCATCGAGGCGTTCCGCTCGACGCTGGAGGAGGTCGCCGACGCCGACCTGATCCTGCACGTCGTCGACGGCTCCCACCCCGACCCCGAGGGCCAGCTGGCCGCGGTGCGCGAGGTGTTCGCCGAGATCGGCGCCGACCGGGTGCCCGAGCTGGTCGTGATCAACAAGGCCGACGCCGCCGACCCGATGGTGCTCGCCCGGGTCCGGCAGCGCGAGCCGCACTGCGTGGTGGTCTCGGCGAAGACCGGCGAGGGGATCACCGAGGCGCTCCGGCTGGTGGACAGCGAGCTGCCGCGCCCGGACGTGGAGTTCCACGCGCTGCTGCCCTACGAGCGCGGCGACCTGATCAACCGGCTGCACCAGCACGGCGAGATCGCCTCGCTCGAGCACACCGCGGACGGCACCGTCGTCCACGGCCGCGCGAACGCGGACCTGGCCGGCGAGCTGGCGGCGTACGCGGTCTGA
- a CDS encoding FAD-dependent oxidoreductase translates to MTSPSAGNVPDRAPNVPDRARVVIIGGGVIGCSIAYHLAHAGWTDVVLLERDRLTSGTTWHAAGLMTCFGSTSETATGIRLYSRELYARLEEETGQATGFRPVGLIEAAADADRLEEYRRVATFQRHLGLDVEEISPREMAELFPWARTDDLLAGFHVAGDGRVNPVDLTTALAKGARQLGVRIVEGVTVTDVRTDRGEVRGVATTAGDVECEYVVNCAGMWARELGARNGLVIPNQAAEHYYLITDTIDGLGPDTPVFEDPAAYGYYREEGGGMMVGLFEPQAAPWQVEGIPADFSFGKIAPDWDRMAPFLERAMARVPVTLEAGVRTFFCGPESFTPDLAPAVGEAPGIRNYFVAAGMNSVGVLSAGGLGRVVAHWLTTGRPDVDVTGFNVDRFRPHQADDGYRAARTTEILGTVYAAHTPGKQLRSARNALLSPVHDRLVEQGGLLREVSGWEGADWFAGPWVAPVAEPTWGRAPWFAQWEAEHRTVREGVGLMDMSFMAKLRVRGADAGAVLDRVSAGAVNGAPETITYTQWLDHDGHLEADLTVTKLADDDFLVVASDTAHGHALAWLGRQVAVAGDVDVTVEDVTAEFAQLNLQGPRSRELLASLTTADLSTEAFGFRTARWIDVAGSRVLCARITYLGELGYELYVPAGDGLKVYDALQAAGAAYDLRPVGLKALSSLRLEKGYRDFGHDVDNTDCPLEVGLGFALALDKPGGFVGREAVLARREANAARGGMAQRLVQLRVLDPEPLLFHAEVVHRDGVPVGYVRAASYGWTVGSAVGLAFVAGGGAPVTADWLAAGSWEVDVAGTRWPVEVSLRPFYDPTSARVRA, encoded by the coding sequence GTGACCTCCCCCAGCGCAGGAAATGTTCCCGACCGGGCCCCGAATGTTCCCGACCGGGCCCGCGTCGTGATCATCGGCGGCGGCGTGATCGGCTGCTCGATCGCCTACCACCTCGCGCACGCCGGCTGGACCGACGTGGTGCTGCTCGAGCGGGACCGGCTCACCTCCGGCACCACCTGGCACGCCGCCGGGCTGATGACCTGCTTCGGCTCCACCTCGGAGACCGCCACCGGGATCCGGCTCTACTCCCGCGAGCTCTACGCCCGGCTCGAGGAGGAGACCGGGCAGGCCACCGGGTTCCGGCCGGTGGGGCTGATCGAGGCGGCCGCCGACGCCGACCGGCTCGAGGAGTACCGCCGGGTCGCCACGTTCCAGCGGCACCTGGGCCTGGACGTCGAGGAGATCTCCCCCCGCGAGATGGCCGAGCTGTTCCCGTGGGCGCGCACCGACGACCTGCTGGCCGGCTTCCACGTGGCCGGCGACGGCCGGGTCAACCCGGTCGACCTCACCACCGCGCTCGCCAAGGGCGCGCGGCAGCTCGGCGTCCGGATCGTGGAGGGCGTCACGGTCACCGACGTGCGCACCGACCGCGGCGAGGTCCGCGGCGTGGCCACGACCGCCGGCGACGTCGAGTGCGAGTACGTCGTGAACTGCGCCGGCATGTGGGCCCGCGAGCTCGGCGCGCGGAACGGGCTGGTGATCCCGAACCAGGCCGCCGAGCACTACTACCTGATCACCGACACCATCGACGGGCTCGGCCCGGACACGCCGGTCTTCGAGGACCCGGCCGCCTACGGGTACTACCGCGAGGAGGGCGGCGGCATGATGGTCGGGCTGTTCGAGCCGCAGGCCGCGCCCTGGCAGGTGGAGGGCATCCCCGCCGACTTCTCCTTCGGCAAGATCGCGCCGGACTGGGACCGGATGGCGCCGTTCCTGGAGCGGGCGATGGCCCGGGTGCCGGTGACGCTGGAGGCCGGCGTACGCACCTTCTTCTGCGGCCCCGAGTCGTTCACGCCCGACCTGGCCCCGGCCGTCGGCGAGGCGCCGGGGATCCGCAACTACTTCGTCGCCGCCGGCATGAACTCGGTGGGGGTGCTCTCGGCCGGCGGGCTGGGCAGGGTGGTGGCGCACTGGCTCACCACCGGGCGCCCGGACGTGGACGTGACCGGCTTCAACGTCGACCGGTTCCGGCCGCACCAGGCCGACGACGGCTACCGCGCCGCGCGCACCACCGAGATCCTCGGCACCGTCTACGCCGCGCACACCCCCGGCAAGCAGCTGCGCTCGGCGCGCAACGCGCTGCTCTCGCCCGTCCACGACCGGCTGGTCGAGCAGGGCGGGCTGCTGCGCGAGGTCTCCGGCTGGGAGGGCGCGGACTGGTTCGCCGGGCCGTGGGTCGCGCCGGTGGCCGAGCCGACCTGGGGCCGGGCGCCGTGGTTCGCGCAGTGGGAGGCCGAGCACCGCACGGTCCGCGAGGGCGTGGGGCTGATGGACATGAGTTTCATGGCCAAGCTCCGGGTCCGCGGCGCCGACGCCGGTGCGGTGCTCGACCGGGTCTCGGCGGGCGCCGTGAACGGGGCGCCGGAGACCATCACCTACACCCAGTGGCTCGACCACGACGGCCACCTCGAGGCCGACCTGACCGTCACCAAGCTCGCCGACGACGACTTCCTGGTGGTCGCCTCCGACACCGCCCACGGGCACGCGCTGGCCTGGCTGGGCCGCCAGGTCGCGGTCGCGGGCGACGTCGACGTGACCGTCGAGGACGTCACCGCCGAGTTCGCCCAGCTGAACCTGCAGGGGCCGCGGTCGCGGGAGCTGCTGGCCTCGCTCACGACGGCCGACCTGTCGACCGAGGCCTTCGGCTTCCGGACCGCCCGGTGGATCGACGTGGCCGGCTCCCGGGTGCTCTGCGCCCGGATCACCTACCTCGGCGAGCTCGGCTACGAGCTGTATGTGCCCGCCGGCGACGGCCTGAAGGTGTACGACGCGCTGCAGGCCGCGGGCGCGGCGTACGACCTGCGCCCGGTCGGGCTCAAGGCACTGTCCTCGCTGCGGCTGGAGAAGGGCTACCGCGACTTCGGCCACGACGTCGACAACACCGACTGCCCGCTCGAGGTCGGCCTCGGGTTCGCGCTGGCGCTGGACAAGCCCGGCGGCTTCGTGGGCCGCGAGGCGGTGCTGGCCCGGCGTGAGGCCAACGCGGCGCGGGGCGGGATGGCCCAGCGGCTGGTGCAGCTGCGGGTGCTCGACCCGGAGCCGCTGCTGTTCCACGCCGAGGTCGTGCACCGCGACGGCGTCCCGGTGGGCTACGTGCGCGCCGCGTCGTACGGCTGGACGGTCGGCTCCGCGGTCGGGCTGGCGTTCGTCGCCGGTGGCGGCGCGCCGGTGACCGCGGACTGGCTCGCCGCGGGGTCCTGGGAGGTCGACGTGGCCGGCACCCGGTGGCCGGTGGAGGTCTCGCTGCGGCCGTTCTACGACCCGACCTCGGCGCGGGTGCGTGCCTGA
- a CDS encoding ferredoxin, whose product MSRRLRVDWPSCRARGLCHELLPELVDLDEWGYPVVAGEVTDALLADARAAVRACPRLALRLTDR is encoded by the coding sequence GTGAGCCGCCGGCTGCGGGTGGACTGGCCGAGCTGCCGGGCGCGCGGACTCTGCCACGAGCTGCTGCCCGAGCTCGTCGACCTCGACGAGTGGGGCTACCCCGTCGTCGCCGGCGAGGTCACCGACGCGCTCCTCGCCGACGCCCGGGCCGCCGTACGCGCCTGTCCGCGGCTCGCGCTGCGGCTGACCGACCGCTGA
- a CDS encoding FAD:protein FMN transferase, with amino-acid sequence MAAATTFSALGCHVHVGVHDAADLGPARRLAEEVLRDVDEVCSRFRADSDLSRVNRQPGRRVGVHPLLLEAVEAALGAARATDGLVHPLLGRPLVQLGYDRDHARLTECPGAPVVPVTPPGPHAWREVRLDPDGAIRIPAGTALDLGATGKAWAADLVAAAFTAGLTGPAVVSVGGDLALATPTGRPVHPPWPVAVAERPGDPVQALVTLDHGGLATSSTQVRRWTRNGVRRHHLLDPRTGQPVAGVWRTVTATGATCVAANTASTAAVVLGEQAPDWLLGHGVDARLVAADGTVRTVGAWPQTPREEGTAA; translated from the coding sequence ATGGCGGCCGCGACCACGTTCTCCGCCCTGGGCTGCCACGTGCACGTGGGTGTGCACGACGCCGCCGACCTGGGGCCGGCGCGCCGGCTCGCCGAGGAGGTCCTGCGCGACGTCGACGAGGTGTGCAGCCGGTTCCGCGCCGACTCCGACCTGAGCCGGGTCAACCGCCAGCCCGGCCGCCGGGTCGGGGTCCACCCGCTGCTGCTCGAGGCGGTCGAGGCGGCGCTCGGTGCCGCCCGGGCGACCGACGGGCTGGTGCACCCACTGCTCGGCCGTCCGCTGGTGCAGCTCGGCTACGACCGGGACCACGCCCGGCTCACCGAGTGCCCCGGCGCTCCGGTGGTCCCGGTCACCCCGCCGGGCCCGCACGCCTGGCGCGAGGTGCGCCTCGACCCCGACGGCGCGATCCGGATCCCGGCCGGCACCGCGCTCGACCTCGGCGCGACCGGCAAGGCCTGGGCGGCCGACCTGGTCGCCGCGGCCTTCACCGCCGGGCTCACCGGGCCCGCGGTCGTCAGCGTCGGCGGCGACCTCGCGCTCGCGACCCCCACCGGCCGGCCGGTGCATCCGCCCTGGCCGGTCGCGGTCGCCGAACGACCCGGCGACCCGGTGCAGGCCCTGGTCACGCTCGATCACGGCGGCCTGGCCACCTCCAGCACCCAGGTGCGCCGCTGGACGCGCAACGGCGTACGACGCCATCACCTGCTCGATCCTCGCACCGGCCAGCCGGTCGCCGGCGTGTGGCGCACGGTCACCGCGACCGGGGCGACCTGTGTCGCCGCGAACACCGCCTCGACCGCCGCCGTGGTCCTGGGCGAGCAGGCCCCCGACTGGCTGCTCGGGCACGGCGTCGACGCCCGGCTGGTCGCCGCCGACGGCACCGTCCGCACGGTCGGTGCCTGGCCCCAGACCCCCCGCGAGGAAGGGACAGCCGCATGA
- a CDS encoding sensor histidine kinase → MRRRISWLVVVTTSAVVAAFVIPLCLLVRTLAEDRAMAAADQEARSVAILVARVPDAARLRALVREIDRRGAPSTQVLTGDGRTLGSGPSMAGDPEVRRARSGEAFTVVDARGGRVLLPVVGPHGTAVARATVAPAELRQGVSRAWAAIVGLGVVLLALAVLLASRLGRRVSDPLIEVAATAHRLREGELDARAEVRGPEETRELARALNGLAERTRELLASERAAVGDLSHRLRTPVTALRLDSEGVADPELAERLGEHIATLQRTIDSIVHEARRPVRTDLPTGCDAVTAVRRRVEFWRPLADDQGRELRVDLPAVALRVPMAAEDLGDLVDVLVDNVFAHTAEGTGLRLELRPVREDTGPVAVLEVADAGPGLPVRDAAGPGPGPGRPDRAGAGTGIGSGATRLGTTGLGLDIARRAAAGSGGRLSTGRAPEGGALVTVVLPLLEG, encoded by the coding sequence ATGCGCCGCCGCATCTCATGGCTGGTCGTCGTCACCACGTCGGCGGTGGTGGCGGCCTTCGTGATCCCGCTGTGCCTGCTGGTGCGCACCCTGGCCGAGGACCGCGCGATGGCCGCGGCCGACCAGGAGGCCCGCAGCGTCGCGATCCTCGTCGCCCGGGTGCCCGACGCCGCCCGTCTGCGAGCGCTGGTGCGGGAGATCGACCGGCGCGGCGCGCCGTCCACCCAGGTGCTCACCGGTGACGGGCGGACGCTGGGCTCGGGCCCGTCGATGGCGGGCGACCCGGAGGTACGCCGGGCCCGGTCCGGCGAGGCCTTCACGGTCGTCGACGCCCGCGGCGGCCGGGTGCTGCTGCCGGTGGTGGGCCCCCACGGCACCGCCGTGGCGCGCGCCACCGTCGCGCCGGCCGAGCTGCGCCAGGGCGTCTCCCGGGCCTGGGCGGCGATCGTCGGGCTGGGTGTGGTGCTGCTCGCGCTCGCGGTGCTGCTGGCCTCGCGGCTGGGGCGCCGGGTCAGCGACCCGCTGATCGAGGTCGCCGCGACCGCCCACCGGCTTCGCGAGGGCGAGCTGGACGCCCGCGCCGAGGTCCGCGGCCCCGAGGAGACCCGCGAGCTGGCCCGCGCGCTCAACGGCCTCGCCGAGCGCACCCGGGAGCTGCTCGCCAGCGAGCGCGCCGCCGTGGGCGACCTCTCCCACCGGCTGCGGACGCCGGTCACCGCGCTGCGCCTGGACTCCGAGGGCGTCGCCGACCCCGAGCTCGCCGAACGGCTCGGCGAGCACATCGCGACCCTCCAGCGCACCATCGACTCGATCGTCCACGAGGCCCGCCGCCCGGTCCGCACCGATCTGCCGACCGGCTGCGACGCGGTCACGGCGGTGCGCCGGCGGGTGGAGTTCTGGCGCCCCCTCGCCGACGACCAGGGCCGCGAGCTCCGGGTCGACCTGCCCGCCGTCGCGCTGCGGGTGCCGATGGCGGCCGAGGACCTCGGCGACCTCGTCGACGTGCTCGTCGACAACGTCTTCGCCCACACCGCCGAGGGCACCGGGCTGCGCCTGGAGCTGCGCCCGGTCCGCGAGGACACCGGCCCGGTAGCGGTGCTGGAGGTCGCCGACGCCGGCCCCGGCCTCCCGGTCCGGGACGCCGCCGGCCCCGGCCCGGGACCCGGCCGCCCCGACCGCGCCGGCGCCGGCACCGGCATCGGCAGTGGCGCCACCCGGCTCGGGACGACCGGGCTGGGCCTGGACATCGCCCGGCGCGCCGCGGCCGGCAGCGGCGGCCGGCTCTCCACCGGGCGGGCACCCGAGGGCGGCGCGCTGGTGACCGTGGTACTGCCGCTGCTCGAGGGCTGA